TGGAAGATCAAACAAAAGCCACACTCACATGAATTACCAGAACAGGGCAATTGACTAGTGGAATCTTATCAATGTTCTGCAACAGAAACAAAAGGTACCTTTTAATAAAGGACATAATTATATCTCATGTAAAACAACAAAGCTATAGTTTGAAAATATAAAGTTGAGGCAAAACCTTATATATGTCAAACCAGAATGTTCGCTTCACTGGGTACATGACCCGCAGGCCAGACAAGATGGGACTGTGAAGAATTACAGCTCTCAATCGTGGCAAATGGATAGCCAGTTCCAGAGCAGGTCCACTTCCAACTGACTGCCCATACAATATAATGTCTTCCTCCTTCACTCCATAAGTCTCTTCAAGGCATTTATAAGCAGCATCTATGTCCGCATATGTGTCCTGCTCACTTGGCTTATTGATACAGATACACAAGATAATTAAGTAGTCTGCTTCTTTAGTCACATTTAAATCTAATTAAGAAGATTGGTGACAAAGTTTTAGGACACTGGTTTGTAGGATGAATACTTATCATAGACTCGTAAGTCATAATCTAAATTAGTTAAGAAACTGAGTGAAAATGTCTCCAAAGCAAATGCTAGACAAGCTAGACTTTGTGATAAAATTTAGACTAAATAATGTGATTGTCATTTATGATTCCACTATTTCAATTCAAATCTAATTGAGCACTGACATCCCACCACTTCCATAACATATAGCTTGCAGCATCAAGTAGGATGGATAGTTGagaaattattttccaaaaggAAACACCGCCCTATGGTCTACATGATTCTGAAAGTGACAAGTGCtaatgaaattcaaatataCATAAAAAGCTCGCTCACTTTTCATCCATTAAACTGATCAGAAAGTAACAAACAATTGGGAAGAACCGATGACTTTAAGCTTGTgcttatgggaaaaaaaatgctatttgcGTAAATTTGCTTTCATTCCTTTTAAAATCAGGCTAAAGATGAGATTTGTATACATCCACGCAGAAgattttgtatattattttaaggAAATTGCAATTTTCACAGTTTTTGTCCACGTTTTATTTCATCTCTCTCATCTGTACAGTCAATTTAAAGTTAATAATTGATATGACACCTATATGTAATGTAAATTAATGGTAAAAATGAAAGATGTCAAGAGCTTTGTAACTCATTCTTCATGGTTAAAATCCCCACCCCacttgtaaggaaaaaaaagggggaataaaaatgaaagatacACACAAGAAATGTGTAAAAGACTGCAAGTAAATACCTTTCCAGATGACTGTCCATATCCAGAATAGTCGTATCTGCAACGCACAAAAAAACATACTGATTCTTTGAATGACTAGAGATTACATCCacaaaaaataatgggaaaaaaatttctatattaCAATAAGATGGATTTCTTTTTGGCTtagaaaaagagaatatataGAACAAACTGACCCCATAACGTGAACTCCAAGGTGAAGGCTAAGCTCAGTGAAAATGTGAAACATTTGTCCAAGATCAGCAGCATTGCCGTGAGAGTAGAGCAGGGTCATAGACGCAGATGGGTTTTTGACGTACATAGCAACAATCTCATTCCCTTTCTTGGTGCTTATCTTCAACACGTCCACGTCCACGTCCTCTCTCTGATGATTAAGAACATCGGACATTCTCATTTTCCCAGTGGATGCATCAACATAGATGTCATAAGATGGCGGGTCTGGTGGAAAAAATGCGAACTTAGCTGCCATTGAAGATGTTGCAGACCCCATTTTGAtcccaaaattaaaacaaaaactgtaTGGTTATGTATGTGATATATTAACTGGTTTGGATGAGGGACATTGGTGAGAACTGCATGATAAAGTTTTGGCCTCTCTGCTGGACTTTGAAGTTGGTTTATTTGCTTGTAGAGACTTAGAGAGAGTGTGTAAGAGGACAGAGAAAAGAAGTGGAAGAATGACTGTAGGAGAATTCAAGAATATGTAGCCTGTCTAATGGTTTATGTTTGGCTCTAGAGAAAATCTTTGGAGCTTTGATTTATGGGTGTGTGGGTctgtgtagagagagagagacaacaTAGAAAGGACAAAGACATGGGAAAGAATTTTTGTCGGATTTTACGCTAAGAGTGATTTCCGggacctatatatatatgtatagatGGCTACAAGTTACGAATCTACGATCGAGTACGAGTACGAGTACGAACTACCAAACCCATATATTATGGAGTATTGACCTctagaaatttctttccaaGAATTTAGTTTTCTGTCCtagattttcttttataaatccattttgttaaatttagaaattagaaaaaaataataataaaaattttatcaattaaattaattaaaactcacAATACAAAATGATATCAGACGATTCAGacgaaactttttttttttttttttttgagtcaatgaggaagaaaaataagaatttgCAAATTTGACAGGCAAAATTAATCCAATTAGATATAATtatgattttaatattttactttCTCTAAATCAAATGTTGCTAATGTAATGGCAAGATGAAATATATAACCAAATTAGCGATGAGAGTTTTATTAGATCATAGGAGCCAAATTAACTAAAGACCCATTTAGAAATTCACACCGCTTAAAATTTGAAAGTGCAGGTAGGAAGTGGAGTGAGCCCACAACTCATAAAGACTATGATCCTTTAACTACCCAAGATTAATTGGTGCCCATAAAAcaattattaacaaattattttaggaaagttttgatataaattttatgaaaaattgaaaaaattgttaaaatattaattttttttttcgagaatttgttaaaatattaattgattttttctttttccataaaaaattttttaaaatggttcATTAGCAAATTACTTTAAGGTATCTGTTAACAttttccaattaaaaattaaaacaaagattTTAAGGGCAAACTAGAGCGTGAATGTAATATGAATATGTGTTCCTCTCAAAATTCTAGAATCCAATTAGAGTAATTAATGCTAAAAGTCGTTTTCATGACTCTTCTGCTTAATAATTTACTAGTATATAGACTAAACAATTGAGCGAATAAAAGAATAAGAGgataatagcaaaaaaagtgaagaaatgaTGAATGGTGGGGGCTGAGGATTaaagaagataaaaggaaaatgaattGGTGGGTCTGAGTTCTAAGAGGAGAGGGAACACCCCATGATTGCATATTATTAGTACATCCAAACCTTGAATGACTTGTTATCTTCATTTTCACTATGGTTAAGCTCAAGCTTCACTCAACCCTTTCTATATGCAAAAAGGAAAAgccacatatcat
This genomic stretch from Quercus lobata isolate SW786 chromosome 3, ValleyOak3.0 Primary Assembly, whole genome shotgun sequence harbors:
- the LOC115981952 gene encoding alpha/beta hydrolase domain-containing protein 17B-like translates to MGSATSSMAAKFAFFPPDPPSYDIYVDASTGKMRMSDVLNHQREDVDVDVLKISTKKGNEIVAMYVKNPSASMTLLYSHGNAADLGQMFHIFTELSLHLGVHVMGYDYSGYGQSSGKPSEQDTYADIDAAYKCLEETYGVKEEDIILYGQSVGSGPALELAIHLPRLRAVILHSPILSGLRVMYPVKRTFWFDIYKNIDKIPLVNCPVLVIHGTEDEVVDFSHGKQLWELCKEKYEPLWVKGGNHCNLELYPEYLKHLRKFVSAIEKLPRPQFVSEQSTEQLSEQSLTATDQKSRASTELREKSRPSTGQREKSRLSTDSREKSRTSTDKREKSRRSMERSGKARNSTDQSERARNSFDRLGDMVRSVGLCNVDCLKQTALEA